In one window of Electrophorus electricus isolate fEleEle1 chromosome 15, fEleEle1.pri, whole genome shotgun sequence DNA:
- the LOC118242512 gene encoding odorant receptor 131-2-like, which translates to MCTAECNNSEDTNSSSYQLQLVSSMPMRIIVSMAITQFFVWPFIYINVLMLVTFSRKQAFRTETRYILFAHTLLVDLIFLLLTDFVVLISYSDVLMPMVFCIPFCILMEMVTLCTPLTITAMCVERYVAICMPLRHSALATSSRTHTAILIIWTVSAVRPLVDVTILAWTVSQAYLSQLTHCYYEILTPEPWHRYMRGFLYIINFITIFLVELFCYVMIMLAARTVSVDKKSAAKGLRTVSLHMFQLTLCTMEIIYPYIEDVVKQIDFKVYSSIRSFNFITFSVIARAVSPLIYGIRDEKFYAAFVCYMQCGQNKISFEHRQSNT; encoded by the coding sequence ATGTGCACAGCTGAGTGTAACAACAGTGAGGacaccaacagcagcagttATCAGCTACAGCTGGTCAGCTCCATGCCTATGAGAATTATTGTATCAATGGCCATAACTCAGTTCTTCGTGTGGCCTTTCATATACATCAATGTGCTCATGCTTGTCACTTTCTCCAGGAAGCAGGCCTTCAGGACTGAGACACGCTACATATTGTTTGCCCACACCTTACTGgttgatttgatttttcttttgctgacTGATTTTGTGGTGCTCATATCCTACAGTGATGTCCTGATGCCCATGGTGTTCTGCATTCCCTTCTGTATTCTCATGGAGATGGTCACCTTGTGTACGCCGCTGACCATCACTGCCATGTGTGTAGAGCGCTACGTGGCCATCTGTATGCCTCTGAGACACAGTGCTCTCGCCACCTCCAGCAGGACCCATACTGCCATCCTCATAATCTGGACTGTAAGCGCTGTAAGGCCGCTCGTGGACGTGACCATCCTTGCCTGGACTGTCTCGCAAGCTTATCTGTCACAGCTCACCCATTGCTATTATGAGATCTTGACTCCTGAGCCATGGCACCGTTACATGAGGGGCTTCCTGTACATTATAAACTTCATAACCATTTTTCTTGTTGAATTATTTTGCTATGTGATGATTATGCTTGCTGCCCGAACAGTCTCTGTTGACAAGAAGTCTGCAGCGAAGGGGCTCCGTACTGTCTCACTGCACATGTTTCAGCTTACACTGTGTACAATGGAGATTATCTACCCCTATATCGAAGATGTGGTCAAACAGATAGACTTTAAGGTGTATTCATCAATCCGTTCTTTCAACTTTATAACATTTAGTGTCATCGCCAGGGCAGTCAGTCCACTCATCTATGGCATAAGAGATGAGAAATTTTACGCTGCTTTTGTGTGCTACATGCAATGTGGACAGAATAAAATCTCATTTGAGCATAGACAATCAAACACATAA
- the LOC118242511 gene encoding odorant receptor 131-2-like, whose product MCTAECNNSEDTNSSSYQLQLVSSMPMRIIVSMAITQFFVWPFIYINVLMLVTFSRKQAFRTETRYILFAHTLLVDLIFLLLTDFVVLISYSDVLMPMVFCIPVCMLMEMVTICTPMIITAMCVERYVAICMPLRHSALSTSSRTHTAILIIWTVSAVRPLVDVIILASTVSQAYLSQLTFCYYEILTPEPWHRYMRGFLYIINFITIFLVELFCYVMIMLAARTVSVDKKSAAKGLRTVSLHMFQLTLCTMEIIYPYIEDVVKQIDIKVYSSIRSFNFITFSVIARAVSPLVYGIRDEKFYTAFVCYMQCGQNKISFEHRQSNT is encoded by the coding sequence ATGTGCACAGCTGAGTGTAACAACAGTGAGGacaccaacagcagcagttATCAGCTACAGCTGGTCAGCTCCATGCCTATGAGAATTATTGTATCAATGGCCATAACTCAGTTCTTCGTGTGGCCTTTCATATACATCAATGTGCTCATGCTTGTCACTTTCTCCAGGAAGCAGGCCTTCAGGACTGAGACACGCTACATATTGTTTGCCCACACCTTACTGgttgatttgatttttcttttgctgacCGATTTTGTGGTGCTCATATCCTATAGTGATGTCCTGATGCCCATGGTGTTCTGTATTCCCGTGTGCATGCTTATGGAGATGGTCACTATATGCACACCTATGATTATCACTGCCATGTGTGTAGAGCGCTACGTGGCCATCTGTATGCCTCTGAGACACAgtgctctctccacctccagcaGGACCCATACTGCCATCCTCATAATCTGGACTGTAAGCGCTGTAAGGCCGCTCGTGGACGTGATCATCCTTGCCTCGACTGTCTCGCAAGCTTATCTGTCACAGCTCACCTTTTGCTATTATGAGATCTTGACTCCTGAGCCATGGCACCGTTACATGAGGGGCTTCCTGTACATTATAAACTTCATAACCATTTTTCTTGTTGAATTATTTTGCTATGTGATGATTATGCTTGCTGCCCGAACAGTCTCTGTTGACAAGAAGTCTGCAGCGAAGGGGCTCCGTACTGTCTCACTGCACATGTTTCAGCTTACACTGTGTACAATGGAGATTATCTACCCCTATATCGAAGATGTGGTCAAGCAGATAGACATTAAGGTGTATTCATCAATCCGTTCTTTCAACTTTATAACATTTAGTGTCATCGCCAGGGCAGTCAGTCCACTCGTCTATGGCATAAGAGATGAGAAATTTTACACTGCCTTTGTGTGCTACATGCAATGTGGACAGAATAAAATCTCATTTGAGCATAGACAATCAAACACATAA